From the Leptolyngbya sp. O-77 genome, one window contains:
- a CDS encoding tetratricopeptide repeat protein, with protein MKKIGRWLGILGLTVSLCGAIAPSGFTQTTRPAAVRNGYTLLERGWVNDAIAAFQQALRQLPNSLDARLGLAIAYQRAGRDADAWNAYQQVLAQDATNRTALSAIGLLGGYRPEWQADGIDALSKLLELSPNDTDARTQRALLLGYQGRYAEAFADYDRLLSDNPRPAALLGAAQVYAYSGDYARSQTLFARYRATGQAIPDGALTAYARTLAETGDPAQAIQLLETTLRRPRVPNWLVPDARSTLAIAYQLDQQLPKALQALEPLRQQANAILPLARALSTIGRRQRDPQLLQQAAELYRQALRTTAEPSLGVQLEAADVLSESVAGRAEALRIYQQLSEQYPGDRSLLVRRRVLEQQLGQISLATLQTQLQDALQPLPEARFERQSVAIALTQLDPPPAALLPIYESLLQSEVDVPFLHFRIAQIRLQQRNWDDARRSLLAYQNTRIGQSDVGTDLLLADLERQTGNLEASARRYESILSQNVPSSVKLDALLGLSSIRRQQGNLASVSRFYDEILRREPDQPRTQIAQLSHQYELGEISDAAAEQALAQWLADNSPQPAYPELYALVGALPASEPREPLYLSLLETSPNYLPIERRLLQVIAQRDPEAARSRLSEILARQDDPIAGYFIQGELAQTLGDLALASEAYERILAVQPNEVGALSALAGVRFQQQQYAAAQRLYQQVLTLRPDDLETQRVMAELYLAQDQIQRGIRQLRQVRTAQEAQGVTDPTVGDRLQQVEHNLLRRRGYQPFWERY; from the coding sequence ATGAAAAAGATAGGAAGATGGCTCGGCATTTTGGGGCTGACCGTCAGTCTTTGCGGTGCGATCGCCCCCTCAGGATTCACACAAACAACTCGCCCAGCGGCAGTGCGAAATGGATATACGCTGCTAGAGCGCGGCTGGGTAAACGATGCGATCGCCGCCTTTCAGCAAGCGCTTAGGCAGTTGCCCAACTCGCTAGATGCCAGACTAGGACTGGCGATCGCCTATCAGCGGGCGGGCCGCGATGCCGATGCCTGGAACGCCTATCAGCAAGTGTTGGCGCAGGACGCAACCAACCGAACTGCCCTCAGCGCCATTGGCTTGCTGGGTGGCTATCGACCCGAATGGCAGGCAGACGGCATCGACGCGCTAAGCAAACTGCTAGAACTCTCCCCCAACGACACCGATGCTCGCACCCAGCGTGCCCTGCTTTTGGGCTATCAGGGGCGCTATGCCGAAGCCTTTGCAGATTATGACCGCTTGCTGTCCGACAATCCCCGCCCGGCGGCGCTGCTGGGCGCGGCGCAGGTCTATGCCTACAGCGGCGACTACGCCCGGTCGCAAACCCTCTTTGCCCGCTATCGCGCCACCGGACAGGCAATTCCTGATGGGGCGCTGACGGCCTATGCCCGCACGTTGGCAGAAACGGGCGACCCGGCACAGGCGATTCAGCTTTTAGAAACCACGCTCCGGCGGCCGCGAGTTCCTAACTGGCTGGTGCCTGATGCCCGCAGCACGCTGGCGATCGCCTACCAGCTTGATCAGCAACTCCCCAAAGCACTGCAAGCCCTAGAGCCACTCCGCCAGCAAGCCAATGCCATCCTGCCCCTAGCCCGCGCCCTCAGCACCATCGGCCGCCGCCAACGCGACCCGCAATTGCTCCAGCAGGCAGCAGAGTTGTATCGACAGGCCCTCCGCACCACCGCCGAACCGTCCCTGGGCGTGCAGCTTGAAGCGGCGGATGTGTTGAGCGAATCGGTCGCGGGACGGGCCGAGGCGCTGCGGATTTACCAACAGTTGAGCGAGCAATATCCGGGCGATCGCAGCTTGTTGGTTCGGCGGCGGGTGCTGGAGCAGCAGCTCGGCCAAATCAGTCTAGCCACGCTGCAAACCCAACTACAAGATGCGCTGCAACCGCTGCCCGAGGCCAGGTTTGAGCGGCAATCGGTGGCGATCGCCCTGACCCAGCTTGACCCGCCACCTGCCGCCCTGCTGCCAATCTACGAGAGCCTGCTGCAATCTGAGGTAGACGTGCCGTTTTTGCACTTCCGCATCGCCCAAATCCGCCTCCAGCAGCGCAACTGGGACGACGCACGGCGATCGCTGCTGGCCTACCAAAACACGCGGATAGGACAGAGCGACGTTGGCACAGACCTGCTGCTGGCCGACCTGGAGCGGCAGACCGGAAACCTGGAGGCCAGCGCCCGCCGCTACGAAAGCATCCTGTCTCAAAATGTCCCCAGTTCTGTAAAGCTGGACGCGCTGCTGGGACTGAGCAGCATCCGCCGCCAGCAGGGAAACCTGGCATCCGTCAGCCGCTTCTATGACGAAATCCTCCGCCGCGAGCCAGATCAGCCCCGCACCCAGATTGCCCAACTGAGTCACCAGTATGAATTGGGCGAAATCTCTGATGCCGCCGCCGAGCAAGCCCTAGCGCAATGGCTGGCGGACAACTCGCCCCAGCCTGCCTATCCCGAACTCTATGCCCTGGTTGGCGCGTTGCCTGCCAGCGAGCCGCGAGAACCGCTGTATCTTAGCCTGCTGGAAACGTCTCCCAATTACTTACCCATTGAGCGGCGACTGCTGCAAGTCATTGCCCAACGCGACCCAGAAGCAGCGCGATCGCGCTTGTCCGAGATCCTGGCTCGACAAGATGACCCGATTGCTGGCTATTTTATCCAGGGCGAACTGGCGCAAACGCTGGGCGATTTGGCCTTGGCGAGTGAGGCCTATGAGCGCATCCTGGCAGTACAGCCCAATGAGGTCGGTGCGCTCTCTGCCCTAGCAGGCGTGCGGTTCCAGCAACAGCAATATGCTGCTGCCCAGCGGCTTTATCAGCAAGTCCTGACCCTGCGCCCAGACGACCTGGAAACCCAGCGCGTCATGGCAGAACTGTACCTTGCCCAGGATCAGATCCAGCGTGGTATTCGACAACTGCGCCAGGTGCGGACTGCCCAAGAAGCACAGGGTGTGACTGATCCGACCGTGGGCGATCGCCTCCAGCAAGTCGAACATAACCTGCTGCGCCGCCGGGGTTATCAACCCTTCTGGGAACGGTATTGA
- a CDS encoding RNA recognition motif domain-containing protein, which yields MSIYVGNLSYKVTQEEVQTVFSDYGTVTRVQLPVDRETGRIRGFGFVEMSSESEEQAAIEALDGATWMGRDLKVNKARPREEKRPANSWGGNGGGEYSRGDRRF from the coding sequence ATGTCGATTTACGTTGGTAACCTTTCTTACAAGGTTACGCAGGAAGAGGTGCAAACCGTCTTCTCGGATTATGGTACGGTTACGCGGGTTCAGCTTCCGGTAGACCGGGAAACAGGTCGGATTCGTGGGTTCGGCTTTGTGGAAATGTCGTCGGAAAGTGAGGAGCAAGCGGCGATCGAGGCGCTGGATGGCGCGACCTGGATGGGGCGCGATCTGAAGGTGAACAAAGCCCGTCCCCGCGAAGAAAAGCGCCCGGCCAATAGCTGGGGCGGCAATGGCGGCGGCGAATATAGCCGGGGCGATCGCCGCTTCTAA
- a CDS encoding sensor histidine kinase: protein MFQATRRRLALWYTTVTAVLLIVFASGVYLYVRTTLIERIDDTLSHVVEVVGRSLVIEPANPARGLPPRVNIEASFRDDSDSVEDDHIDLEWFDPAGILLWSTFSSAPEIPLHPNSNGETVHVTEDLLLRQVTQRIEAGGQLLGYLRVSHPWFEVTKPTRQLIRDLALGTALLVGTVAGIGWLLSELAMAPVRESYQRLKQFTADASHELRNPIAVIQTNVQVALADAEPDPAMQQQQLKVIERLTRRLGRLVDDLLFLARQDSGTKLARREAIALPVLLEEVLEEQESIAADKPVSLNLEISPELQQLPDAVQIQGDRDQLIRLFTNLIGNAIQYTPANGKVTVSVNRNKHNPAQVQIQVRDTGTGIPAESLPYLFDRFYRVDPARTSDSRSKDSSGSGLGLAIAKVITENHHGQIQVDSELGKGTIFTVTLPAG from the coding sequence ATGTTTCAGGCCACTCGCCGCCGCCTTGCTCTGTGGTATACGACCGTTACAGCCGTGCTGCTGATTGTGTTTGCCAGCGGCGTGTATCTCTATGTGCGGACGACCCTGATCGAGCGGATCGACGACACGCTGAGCCATGTGGTAGAGGTGGTGGGGCGATCGCTCGTGATTGAACCCGCCAACCCGGCCAGGGGTCTGCCGCCACGGGTCAACATCGAGGCCAGCTTTCGCGACGACTCCGACTCGGTAGAAGACGACCACATCGACCTAGAGTGGTTCGACCCGGCGGGAATACTGCTCTGGTCTACGTTTTCGTCTGCGCCAGAGATTCCGCTGCATCCCAACAGCAACGGCGAAACGGTTCATGTAACGGAGGATTTGCTGCTGCGACAGGTGACGCAGCGCATTGAGGCAGGCGGGCAACTGCTGGGCTATCTGCGCGTCAGCCACCCCTGGTTTGAAGTGACGAAGCCCACGCGACAGCTCATCCGCGATCTGGCGCTGGGAACGGCGCTGCTGGTGGGCACGGTGGCAGGCATCGGCTGGCTGCTGTCGGAGTTGGCGATGGCCCCGGTGCGCGAGTCTTACCAACGGCTGAAGCAGTTCACTGCCGATGCGTCGCACGAATTGCGAAACCCCATCGCCGTGATCCAAACCAATGTGCAGGTGGCGCTGGCCGATGCGGAACCCGACCCTGCGATGCAGCAGCAGCAGCTTAAAGTGATCGAGCGGCTGACGCGGCGACTGGGGCGGCTGGTGGATGATCTGTTGTTTCTGGCGCGGCAAGACAGCGGTACAAAACTGGCCCGACGAGAGGCGATCGCCCTGCCTGTGCTGCTCGAAGAAGTGCTGGAGGAACAGGAGAGCATCGCCGCCGACAAGCCCGTATCGCTGAATTTGGAAATCAGTCCGGAGCTTCAGCAATTGCCTGATGCCGTGCAGATACAGGGCGATCGCGACCAGCTTATTCGCCTGTTTACGAACCTAATCGGCAACGCTATTCAGTACACGCCTGCGAACGGCAAAGTAACCGTCTCAGTGAATCGTAATAAACACAACCCAGCGCAGGTTCAGATTCAAGTCCGCGACACGGGAACAGGCATTCCAGCGGAATCGCTTCCATACTTGTTCGATCGCTTCTATCGCGTTGATCCCGCCCGCACCTCCGACAGTCGCAGCAAGGACAGCAGCGGCTCCGGCCTCGGACTGGCGATCGCCAAGGTGATTACTGAAAACCACCACGGACAGATCCAGGTAGACAGCGAACTGGGCAAAGGAACAATATTTACAGTGACGCTGCCTGCGGGGTGA
- a CDS encoding DUF433 domain-containing protein, which yields MSYRDIITIEPDKRGGKPCIRRMRITVYDVLGWLAAGMSIPEIVDDFPELTETDIRACLEFAADREHRLVASVSAA from the coding sequence ATGAGCTATCGCGACATCATAACTATTGAACCTGATAAACGTGGAGGGAAGCCCTGTATTCGCCGAATGCGAATTACGGTTTACGACGTTCTTGGCTGGCTAGCCGCTGGGATGTCTATTCCTGAAATTGTTGATGACTTCCCGGAACTGACAGAGACAGATATCAGAGCTTGCTTAGAGTTTGCGGCTGATCGTGAACATCGTTTAGTTGCTTCAGTGAGTGCCGCTTGA
- a CDS encoding DUF5615 family PIN-like protein, with the protein MKLLFDQNLSRKLVSRLADIFPNASHVQFHELAEKSDTEIWEFAKLNDFCIVTQDADFAERSRLYGSPPKVVWLRCGNAPTSQVETLIRSGQEAIEELLRNPTFHCLELH; encoded by the coding sequence TTGAAACTACTCTTTGATCAAAACCTGAGCCGAAAACTTGTCTCTCGCTTGGCTGATATTTTTCCGAATGCTAGCCATGTACAATTTCATGAGTTAGCGGAGAAGTCAGATACAGAGATTTGGGAATTCGCTAAGTTAAATGATTTCTGCATTGTGACTCAAGATGCAGATTTTGCGGAAAGAAGCCGACTATATGGTTCTCCACCAAAAGTGGTATGGCTAAGATGTGGAAATGCACCAACTAGCCAGGTTGAAACTCTCATTCGTTCTGGGCAAGAAGCAATTGAAGAACTTTTAAGAAATCCTACTTTTCACTGTTTGGAACTCCATTAA
- a CDS encoding type II toxin-antitoxin system VapC family toxin, with protein sequence MTAILDTSFLFALTDQSDRNHQRVLAIAQSVNEPLVLPVVVLPEVCYLIASRLGHQAMRRFVSSMTPDAVQVEPVIPEDLVRVHEILEKYADNQLDFTDAAIVALAERACYYSRLYARSSRFFDYSSKPL encoded by the coding sequence ATGACGGCAATACTCGACACCAGTTTTTTGTTTGCGCTCACGGATCAGAGCGATCGTAATCATCAGCGGGTCTTAGCTATCGCTCAAAGCGTGAATGAGCCATTGGTGCTGCCTGTAGTTGTTCTACCTGAAGTCTGCTATCTGATTGCATCAAGATTGGGTCATCAAGCAATGCGTCGTTTTGTGTCCAGCATGACACCTGATGCGGTTCAAGTTGAGCCTGTAATCCCAGAGGATTTAGTACGGGTGCATGAGATTTTGGAAAAATATGCTGATAATCAGCTTGATTTCACAGATGCAGCGATCGTTGCTCTAGCTGAGAGGGCTTGCTATTACTCGCGTTTATACGCTCGATCATCGAGATTTTTCGATTATTCGTCCAAGCCACTGTGA
- a CDS encoding phage tail protein, which produces MESTTEDQQMEISVAVSGSGWKGASADASVSAKLARVASRSSTRVFAIRDGYPTGQRNPETPDEMIEQVVAFGKADWNEYSVAYGIYQPYDNMSNLQFRDGSGEFSADKREADLELLGRRYVELIQLRNDFDFVRRRFNDYKTGTGVVFAINGKPVENLLSIEPSQLKELNAEASGDARRDSVKESQQITMQAIRSELNTIETHLRSVEVAADACKSWKDYTIPDAYVAKIGLPEIYGENMELEKMKAYLVPSRTIMLWSGIAEAIPSGWLLCDGTKGTPDLRDRFICGAGSGGPQAGTQGEADSHHHVVDPPSISANTTASGDHQHALPQAWYSRNFPKDGGPFTSIDTGGTNAKDAYTQGGGNHSHSVTVDIGQFVTAASGSGRLNGMLCATYETVIRNF; this is translated from the coding sequence GTGGAATCGACGACTGAAGATCAACAAATGGAAATCTCGGTAGCCGTATCTGGCTCAGGTTGGAAAGGAGCAAGCGCAGACGCTTCTGTTTCTGCCAAGTTGGCAAGAGTGGCAAGCAGATCTTCTACCAGAGTGTTTGCAATTCGTGATGGCTACCCAACTGGACAAAGAAATCCGGAAACGCCCGATGAGATGATTGAACAAGTTGTCGCTTTTGGTAAAGCTGATTGGAATGAGTATAGTGTGGCGTATGGCATCTATCAGCCTTACGATAATATGTCGAATCTTCAGTTCAGGGATGGTTCTGGAGAGTTCAGTGCCGACAAGCGGGAAGCAGATCTTGAGCTTCTTGGACGACGGTACGTTGAACTAATTCAGTTGCGAAACGATTTTGACTTTGTTAGACGTCGCTTTAATGACTATAAAACTGGTACTGGCGTAGTGTTTGCAATCAACGGTAAACCTGTTGAAAACCTGCTTTCAATAGAACCCAGCCAACTCAAGGAACTAAACGCTGAAGCGAGCGGAGATGCTAGACGGGATTCCGTTAAAGAATCTCAGCAGATTACAATGCAGGCTATTAGATCTGAACTCAACACCATCGAAACTCACCTAAGGAGTGTTGAGGTGGCAGCAGATGCCTGTAAGTCTTGGAAAGATTATACGATTCCAGATGCTTATGTGGCAAAGATCGGTCTTCCAGAAATTTATGGAGAAAATATGGAACTAGAGAAAATGAAAGCCTATCTTGTCCCCTCTAGGACAATTATGCTGTGGTCTGGAATCGCTGAGGCAATTCCTTCAGGATGGCTTCTATGTGATGGCACCAAGGGTACGCCAGATCTACGCGATCGCTTTATTTGTGGAGCAGGTTCGGGCGGACCGCAAGCAGGAACACAGGGTGAGGCTGATTCACATCATCATGTTGTTGACCCACCAAGCATTTCTGCAAATACCACCGCATCAGGCGACCACCAACATGCTTTACCTCAGGCATGGTACAGCCGAAATTTTCCCAAAGATGGGGGTCCGTTTACATCAATTGATACCGGTGGTACTAATGCCAAAGATGCCTATACACAAGGCGGGGGAAATCATTCTCACTCTGTAACGGTGGATATTGGACAGTTTGTGACAGCGGCATCTGGTTCTGGAAGACTAAATGGTATGCTCTGTGCTACATATGAAACAGTAATTAGAAACTTCTAA
- a CDS encoding helix-turn-helix domain-containing protein produces MPELSLNAEQNQPNQPSDSPPKFSDALRLLPLSTSYAAEWNSVSLECYKQPVGETPKLCLDHYAIGICIGQSFQLEQQMDGIKKGRLQTATYFNGGMTLIPMQHSYWGRWRHPIESIMLNLKADLLLRNAAEMLAVEQVELLPQVVLYDPLILQIALALKADVESCRPGGRLYSEALTNTLAVHLLRNYSSHNHKSSRYVGGLPPVQLRLVTDYINDYLDQELSLEELAAIAQLSAYHFCRSFKRSTGFTPHQYVIRQRVERAKLLLKDGKMGILEVAIACGFTHQSHLNRHFKRLTGVTPKKFSSS; encoded by the coding sequence GTGCCAGAACTGTCCTTAAATGCTGAGCAGAACCAGCCTAATCAACCTTCCGATTCGCCTCCAAAATTTTCCGATGCACTGCGGCTGTTACCCCTGTCAACAAGCTATGCGGCGGAGTGGAACAGTGTCAGCTTAGAGTGTTATAAACAGCCAGTTGGAGAAACTCCCAAACTTTGCCTTGATCACTACGCGATCGGTATTTGTATCGGGCAAAGCTTCCAGCTAGAACAGCAAATGGACGGGATTAAAAAAGGGCGTTTGCAAACAGCAACGTACTTCAACGGTGGCATGACGCTCATTCCCATGCAGCATTCCTATTGGGGACGCTGGAGACACCCGATTGAATCAATCATGCTTAATTTGAAAGCAGACTTACTGCTCCGCAATGCGGCAGAAATGTTAGCCGTGGAGCAAGTTGAACTATTGCCTCAGGTTGTGCTTTACGATCCACTGATTCTTCAGATTGCCCTGGCACTCAAAGCCGATGTGGAGTCTTGCAGACCGGGTGGACGACTTTATTCAGAAGCTCTAACCAATACATTGGCAGTCCATCTCTTGAGGAATTATTCATCTCACAACCACAAGTCTTCTCGTTATGTGGGTGGCTTACCTCCCGTGCAATTGAGACTTGTGACTGACTATATCAATGATTATCTAGACCAGGAGTTGAGTTTAGAGGAATTAGCTGCGATCGCCCAACTCAGTGCCTATCACTTCTGCCGTTCTTTCAAGCGATCGACTGGCTTTACTCCTCATCAATATGTAATTCGGCAGCGAGTAGAGCGGGCAAAGCTGTTGTTGAAAGACGGCAAGATGGGAATTTTGGAGGTGGCGATCGCCTGTGGCTTCACCCATCAGAGCCATCTCAATCGTCACTTTAAGCGATTGACTGGCGTGACACCCAAAAAATTTTCCAGTTCATAG
- a CDS encoding helix-turn-helix transcriptional regulator: MSESSANFVDATRLLMGLQQVSSLVQQFGDCREPEEMVRRATDGLVEAFDCAFARIWLMEPDGQFLRLVASSGLYTRLDGSFARVPLGAFKVGKIAQNRIPFLSNNLSNEAWVKDRDWAIANQITGFAGYPLALGDRVIGVLAVFSHRPLSPEFLEVLQSLCTTLAVMIDAGQRQRQEKRAIAALRPGSPAPLLSEQIAQWLPPTRLSLVGTERVLSPAIACLFLRLVEVLHGLSCTYCRLSYEPHQVILEAMIVPPSFAAHRLQDWSEAAFGEFPLAAAGLRGTLQLLPNPSQNVLQVALQLPDAGAAAGPTVRVVCTRAIVQLALTQLAILAGLSVPPSAGLADDADLPLLTDDPAAAAHARRVLWLQTQAQPLPTLPATVLGRIDLDITPEQLRQAVETVLQDRPWPPTLGEELKGLSDREREILGLLAQGLRDRDIADRLILSESTIKFHLNNVLSKLQVQTRYQAIYQATRNGWI; this comes from the coding sequence GTGTCCGAATCGTCTGCTAATTTTGTAGATGCAACGCGCCTGCTGATGGGCTTGCAGCAGGTCAGTTCGCTGGTGCAGCAGTTTGGGGACTGTCGAGAGCCAGAAGAAATGGTGCGCCGGGCTACTGACGGACTTGTGGAAGCGTTTGATTGTGCGTTTGCCCGCATCTGGCTGATGGAACCAGACGGGCAGTTTTTGCGGCTGGTGGCTTCGTCGGGGCTATATACCCGGCTGGATGGTTCCTTTGCGCGAGTGCCGCTGGGGGCGTTTAAGGTGGGCAAAATCGCCCAAAATCGCATTCCGTTTTTGAGCAATAATCTGTCCAATGAAGCCTGGGTGAAGGATCGCGACTGGGCGATCGCCAACCAGATTACGGGCTTTGCGGGCTATCCGCTGGCACTTGGCGATCGCGTGATTGGCGTGCTGGCGGTCTTCAGCCATCGCCCGCTGTCGCCAGAGTTTTTGGAGGTACTGCAAAGCCTTTGCACCACGCTGGCGGTGATGATCGATGCGGGGCAGCGACAGCGGCAGGAAAAAAGGGCGATCGCCGCTCTGCGTCCTGGCTCCCCCGCGCCGCTGCTTTCAGAACAAATTGCCCAGTGGCTGCCGCCGACGCGCCTCAGCCTGGTGGGGACAGAGCGGGTGCTGTCTCCGGCGATCGCCTGTCTGTTTTTGCGGCTGGTGGAGGTGCTGCACGGGCTGTCCTGCACCTATTGCCGCCTCAGCTACGAGCCGCATCAGGTCATTCTAGAAGCGATGATTGTGCCGCCCAGCTTTGCAGCCCATCGCCTACAAGACTGGAGTGAAGCAGCGTTTGGCGAGTTTCCGCTGGCGGCGGCCGGTTTGCGAGGCACGTTGCAACTCTTGCCCAACCCGTCGCAGAACGTGCTGCAAGTGGCGTTGCAACTGCCCGACGCAGGGGCAGCAGCGGGGCCCACCGTGCGCGTCGTTTGCACCCGTGCGATTGTGCAGCTTGCCCTGACGCAACTGGCCATCCTGGCAGGACTCTCTGTGCCCCCATCTGCCGGACTCGCAGATGACGCAGATCTGCCGCTCCTCACCGACGACCCCGCCGCCGCCGCCCACGCCCGTCGGGTGCTGTGGCTGCAAACCCAGGCTCAGCCGTTGCCCACGCTGCCAGCCACCGTGTTGGGACGGATTGACCTGGACATTACCCCAGAGCAGTTGCGTCAGGCTGTTGAAACCGTGCTGCAAGACCGGCCCTGGCCGCCGACGCTGGGCGAAGAACTGAAGGGGCTATCGGATCGAGAGCGCGAAATTTTGGGACTGCTGGCGCAGGGATTGCGCGATCGCGACATTGCCGATCGGCTGATCCTTAGCGAAAGCACCATCAAGTTTCATCTCAACAATGTCCTGTCCAAGCTTCAGGTGCAAACGCGCTATCAGGCGATTTATCAGGCTACGCGCAATGGTTGGATTTAG